DNA from Flavobacteriales bacterium:
CGATCGGCCTGTGTCCGGCAGCTTCGTCGTTGGAGCGAGGTCGAAGAATGACGTGTTCCCCCTTACGGTCGAACACCTTGATGGTGGCCTCGTTGTCGACAAGCGCTACAACGATCTCGCCGGGGTTGGCATGGGCCTGCTGCCTCACCAGCACGAGATCACCAGGGTTGATCGGGATCGGCGCAGTATTCATGGAGGTGCCAAGGGCGCGCAGCAGAAAGTGCGTGTAACCGGGCTTGGCGATCCTTGTAGAGACCCTCACCCAGCCCTGTGGCTCCTGTTCCGCCAACGTGGGAAGACCGCATGCAGCAGACCCGACCAGAGGAACATCTACGGTGTGCGGCGTGGCAGCGCTCACCTCGTCGACCAATGAAATTTCTCCGTCCTCGTATTTCAGGAGATCCTTGTTCGCCAATCGTTGCAGCATCATCTGGACAGAGCGTGGCGAGTTGTACCCCACTACGTTGCCAATGGCACGCAGGGACGGAGCCTTACCGGTAGCCCGGAGGTAGTTCCGAATGAAGGTGAGTCCCTTGCGGTCTTGCTCGTCAGAGCTCATGTGTGCGTAATTTGTCGCCAAAGGTAAGGAAGAGGGTGGTCATATTGTCCACCTACATGACGATGTTGGTATAGAGGTGGTTGCCTCGGTCGAGTGAATGATTTTAGGAATGGTTCTCGGACAGTCGATTGACAGTCGGCCCCTACGCAACATCGTTTCGTTTGTTTCGTTTAACTTCGTGTCGCCCATCCCGCACGCCATGCCCGCCCTAGAGACCCCTACCCCCCCGCCCACGCGCTCCGAGCAGGAGGCCGCGCGGCGATCGTTCCCGGCGCTCGAGGAGTCGTTGAAGAGCCTGACCCGCAAGGACACCACGGAGATCGAGATCGAGGAGACCTCCCAGAAGATCACCGTGCCCACCATGGCGCTCCAGCTCCTCACGCGGATCCTGAAGGACCTGGGGGAGGGCCGCCCCGTGCAGATCGTCCCCATCGCCGCCGAAATGACCACGCAGGCCGCCGCCGAGATGCTCGGCTGTTCGCGACCGCATGTGGTGAAGCTGCTGGAGCAGGGCAAGATCCCCTTCACCAAGATCGGCAAGCACCGCCGCATCCGGTATGAGGATGTGATGAAGTACCGTCAGGCGATGAAGGAGGCGCAGAAGCAGCACCTCAAGGACATGATGCGCGACGACGAAGAGGCCGGGCTCTATGATACTTAGCGTTCGCTTCACGTGTGTCCTGGACACCAACGTCATCTACCCGGTCAACATCCGGGACCTGCTGCTGTGGTTCGCGCACTACGACCTCTTCACCGTGAAGTGGAGCAGCGGCATTTGCGAAGAGTGGATCAAGGTGATGCGCGCGAAGGGGGTTGATGAGCGAACGATCGCCAAGCGCATCCAACGCATGAGCGATGCCTTCCCGGATGCCCTCGTGGAGAACTACGATGGCCTAATCGAAGCCTTGCAGCTTCCAGATATGGACGACCGCCATGTGCTGGCCGCGGCGATCAAGGCCAACGCCAACCTGATCGTCACGAACAACCTGAGCGATTTCCCAGCCGCGGAGTTGGCCAAGTATGGGCTGGAAGCGAAGAGCGCCGATGACTTCCTCACGGACATCATCGACCTGAACCAGACGCGCGCATTGGAGGCCTTCAAGGAGCTGGTGGCGAATCGACGATCCCCGGAGCTCGACGCCTATCAGGTGCTGGACCAGTTCAGGAAGGTGGGCCTGAAGAACACGGCCGACTATCTCCATGCACTGCTGTGATGCATGATCGTAAGTGTTGCATTGAGCATGAGCGAATACCCTGCTGATCTCTGAAGCACCATGAAACCCGGAGCCAATAACGAACGCGTCTTCAAGATGCCCTTCGCCAGCGTGTATCCGCACTATGTGACGAAGGTGGAGAAGAAGGGACGCACGAAGGAGGAGCTGCACCAGGTCATCACGTGGCTCACGGGCTACGATGAGCAGGCGCTTCAGCAGATCATCGCCGACCAGACCGACTTCCGCACCTTCTTCGCCGAGGCCCGTCTGAACCCGAACACCACCAAGATCACCGGCGTGATCTGCGGCTACCGCGTGGAGGAGATCGCCGACCCGCTGATGCAGCAGATCCGCTACCTGGACAAGCTGGTGGATGAGCTGGCCAAGGGGAAGGCAATGGAGAAGATCTTGCGGGAATGACGCTGCGTGCGCTGGGTACTCATCGCGGTATCTGCTTCAGCAGCTCTTTCAATCGCTTATTGGTCAAGGTGGCCTGTTCGCTCTTGTCGTAGATCGCCAACAAATACACCTCTTCACGCACGGCCACCACACAGGTGATCACGCGCGCGCCGCCTGACTTCCCTGCGCCCTTTGACTTGATGGCCAAACGGATCTTGTAGCAACTGCTGCCGAGCGGCGTGCCCATGTGTGGTTCTTCCGCCAAAGCGTTGCCGAGTTCGGCCAGCTCGGACCTCAGGGACCGGTACTTCTTCGCAAGTCCCTTGAGTTCTTTGACGAACTCCGGGATCGGTATCACGTCAAAGCTCATCGAGCACCTCTTTCAAGGTCTTGAGCTTCCGTTTTCCGGCGATGTGCTCGTCCATTTCCTTGAACGCGCGGGTAAGACCCTTCACGAACTTCTCCTCCTGCGGGGTCATGGGCTTGCTCAGCTTGGGACGGCGGCTGGTGGTCGCTTTCGCCGCACGGCGCTTGGACGTCTTCGCCGTCGATGGCGCACGCCGCACCTCAACACCCTCGATCTCGTTCAGAATGTCGGTCACCAGCTTCTCCTTGCGGGGATCGGTGATGTTGACGAGCAGGAGTTTCATGGTCGTGTAAAGGTAATGCGACCATGGCCCGCAGTGCCATCGCTGCTCACGACCGGGGCTCTTCACTCCCAAAGATCACACGTATGGCGCGCGCACCAGCGTGCAGCGCTGATCGGGTTTCGGGGCTTAGAGTACGTGTTGCAAGGAAATGCTTGAACACGCTACTTGTAATACCATTGAATTCCAGGCCCGTACTAGCCGCTTTCCATTCCTCCTCCATCTCGGGGATCGGGCTTGGGTCTTGTTCATGTCGAAGCTGTTCGATCGCGTTGCGGACGATCTGAACTTCGTTGGCATAGGGTGTCTCTGCCATACTTACATATCTACTTCGGCTCCCACAACTCGATCTTGTTCCCCTCCGGGTCATACACCCACGCGAACCTGCCATAATCCTCGTCCATGCGCTTGGGGTCGATGCGCACGCCGGCGGCCTCGAGCTTCTGCAGCAGCCCATCGAGGTCCTGCACGCGCAGGTTGAGCATGAACTGTTGCTGGTCGTTCCCGAAGTAGTCGGTGTCGCGCTTGAAGGGCGAGAACACCGTGGGCCCGGCATCCTGCTGCCAGATGAAGCCCGCCTCCTCGTTGTTGATGCCGAAGTGCTCGAAGTACCACTTGGCGAGCGCCTTGTGGTCGTTGGCGCGGAAGAAGAGCCCGCCGATGCCGGTGACGTGTCGGGACATGGGATGTTTTCAGTAGGACCAAGGTAGCTCGGTGCACGGCTAAACCGCCTTGGCCTTCCGCACCACCTTTCTCTTCGCCGGCCGTTCCACCTTCTCGATGCTGCCATGCTTCTCGCCCATCATGCGACCCCACTTGGCGATCTCTTCCAGCAAGGGCAGCAATGTGCGGCCGTGTGGCGTGAGCGCGTATTCCACGCGCGGTGGAACTTCGGCATGCACCTTCCGGCTCACGAAGCCATCGCGCTCCAGCTGGCGCAATTGCATGGAGAGCATTTTCTCCGTTATGCCCGGGATCAGCTTGCGTAGGTCGCTGAAGCGCTTCTTGTCCTTGCGCAGGTACCACAGCACGATGGCCTTCCACTTACCGCCCACCAGCTCCATGGTGACATCCAGCGCGCAGTGATAGACGCGCCCGTGGAGCTTGATCCGGTACTCGTTGCCTTCGATGATCATGGTGTTGAAAAGTTGCTGCGGGATCCCGGCCTTGCAGCGGCGCCTAACCGGGCACCGGCAGCACATACTATCCTCCGTGACAGTCCTTGTGGAAAGTATAGAGGCCGGTCATCTTCGCATGGGCTAAGGAAACGAAACCAATACGCACAACCATGAAGATCGGTGTATTCGGAACGGGGGTGGTCGCACAGACCATCTCCGAGAAACTGGACAGCCTGGGGCACACGGTGGTGCTCGGCACGCGCAGCGTGGAGCAGAGCATGGCCCGGGCGGACAAGGACGGCTTCGGGCGTCCGCCGCTGAAGGACTGGCTGGCCGCGCACCCCACCGTGAAGCTTGGCACCTTCGCCGAAGCGGCCGCGCACGGCGAGCTGCTGGTGAACGCCACCAGCGGGCACGGCTCCATGGAGGCGCTGAAGCATGCCGGTGAGGCGAGCCTCAACGGCAAGGTGATGCTCGACATCGCCAACCCGCTCGACTTCTCGAAGGGCTTTCCCCCGAGCCTCTCGGTGTGCAACACGGACTCGCTGGGCGAGCAGCTGCAGCGCGCCTTCCCGCAGCTCAAGGTGGTGAAGGGCCTCAACACGCTCACCTGCTTCCTGATGGTGGCCCCGCGCCTGCTGCCGGAGGAGCATCACATGTTCCTCTGCGGCAATGATGCCGGCGCCAAGAGCGAGGTGCGTGCCCTGCTGCGTTCCTTCGGCTGGACCGATGCGGAGATGATCGACCTGGGCGACATCACCATGGCGCGCGGCACCGAGCAGCTGCTGCCGATCTGGGTACGGCTGTACGGCACCCTGCAGGACGCCATGTTCAACTTCCGCGTGGTGCGCATGGCGAAGCAGGCCTGAGCCCTTCGGGTGCAGGTCGTGAGGTGATGGTCGTCAGGCCGTAGCTTTGGCTTCGCAATCGGACCCGATGGCCAAGACCCTCTCCAAGCCCGCACCCGTAAAGGCCGACATCAACGGTCACAGCACGAACGGTTCAGCCAAGAAGGCCGAGCGCCTCCCCGTGATGAAGACCTACAAGATCTTCATCGGTGGCAAGTTCCCCCGCACCGAGAGCGGGCGCTACTATCAGCCGAAAGGCGCCGATGGCAAGCCGCTGGCCAATGTGTGCCGCAGCAGCCGCAAGGACGTGCGCGATGCCGTGGTGGCCGCGCGCGGGGCCGTGGGCGGCTGGGCGGGTCGCAGCGCCTTCAACCGCAGCCAGATCCTCTACCGCATCGGCGAGATGCTCGAGGGCCGCAGCGCGCAGTTCGTGCACGAGCTGGTGCTGCACGGCGCCACGCCCAAGCAGGCCGAGGCCGAGGTGGCCGCCGCCATCGACCGCTGGATCCACTACGCCGGCTGGTGCGACAAGTACCAGGCGCTCTTCAGCAGCGTGAACCCCACGAACTCTTCGCACTTCAACTTCAGCGTGTACGAGCCCACGGGCGTTGTGGGCATCCAGTGTGCAGGGAGCAACGGCCTCCTGGAGCTCGTGAGCCTGATCGCCCCCGTGATCGCCGGAGGCAACACCTGCGTGGTGGTGGCCAGTGAGAAGCATCCCCTGCCGGCGGTCACCTTCACCGAGGTGCTCGCCACCAGCGACCTGCCCGGCGGCGTGGTGAACCTGCTCACCGGCTTCCGCAGCGAACTGCTCAAGCCCCTGGTGGCGCACATGGACATCAACGCGGTCGTTGTGGCCGACGCTTCCAAGGAGGAGCGCACCATGCTCGATAGCGAGGCCACCTGCAACCTGAAGCGCGTGGTGTACCCGAAGGTGAGCGACTGGAATAGCGAGGAAGCACAGAGCCCCTACTTCATCCTCGACACCCAGGAAGTGAAGACCACCTGGCATCCGATCGAGCGCGGGCAGGGTGGGGGTGGGGGCTATTGAGCCATGAACCCCGTCAGCTGGGCCGACTTCGAAAAGGTCCACCTCAGTGTGGGCACCGTGCTGGCCGCGGAGGACCTGCCCAACGCCCGCAAGCCGGCCTATGTGCTCACCATCGACTTCGGTCCGCACGGGGTGAAGCGCAGCAGCGCGCAGATCACCAAGCATTACACCAAGGAGGAACTGATCGGGCGGCAGGTGGTGGCGGTGATCAACTTCCCGCCCAAGCAGATCGGCAGTGTGATGAGCGAGTGCCTCGTCACGGGTTTCCCCGACGCGAACGGCGATATCGTGCTCACGGCGGTGGAGCGGCCGCTGCCGAACGGGGCGCGGTTGATGTAGGCGGAGGACCGCTTGTTGAAAACCTGCCGCTTCATTCATGCTCCTCAATGCGCCGGTCGGATACCTTGCCGTCACGTTGAACCCTAATCCCTACGACTATGCCCGCCGTTGAAGCCTACTGCGTGAAGTGCAAAGCCAAGCGCGAAATGAAGGACGCCAAGCAAGTGGAAATGGCCAACGGCCGGAAAGCGATGAAGGGCGTGTGCCCCACCTGCGGCACCGGCATGTTCAAGATCCTGGGCAAATAGCCGGGATCAACACGGCCCGTTTCATGGATGTACGGCCGTGGATCTGCCGCCGCTGGACCTGCGGGTACCTTTGGCCGCATGCAGCATGAAGTGATGCCGTTCGTGGAGGCGGCCATCGAGGCGGCTTTTGCCGCTGGCCGTGAGATCCTTCAGGTCTACGGCACCGATTTCACCTCCGAGCAGAAGGCGGACAAGAGTCCGCTGACGGAGGCCGACAAGCGTGCCCATGCGGCCATCGCCGCCATCCTCGCCCGGACGGGGCTGCCGGTGCTCAGTGAGGAGGGGCGTGAGATGGACATGGCGGAGCGCCAGCGCTGGTCGCGGTACTGGCTGGTCGATCCGCTCGATGGCACCAAGGAATTCGTCAAGCGCAACGGGGAATTCACCGTGAATATCGCGTTGATGGAGCACGATGGCGCGCCGTCCGGGCCGCTGGGTGCGGCAAGGCCGATGGCCGGTGTGCTGTATGTGCCCGTAATGGACAGGCTCTACTTCGCGTGGCCGGGTGCCGGTGCGTACCGCCAGCAGGGCGCAGCAACCTGGGGCCCGGGCGGTGCGTATGAGCGGGCCGCCGCCAGCGAGCGATTGCCCGTGCCCCATTCCCGTGACGCCTATACCATCGTGGCCAGCCGGTCCCACCCGAGCCCGGAGACCGAGGCGTTCATCCAGCGCATGGAGCAGGAGCACGGCGCCGTTGCGCTCACCAGCATGGGCAGCGCGCTGAAGATCTGCCTGGTGGCCGAGGGAGCGGCCGATGCCTATCCGCGCTATGCACCCACCATGGAGTGGGACACGGCCGCCGGACACGCCATCGCCAACGAGGCGGGCTGTACGCTCATCGATGTGACCACCGGCGCCGCGATGCGCTACAACAAGCAATCACTGGTGAACAACTGGTTCATCGTCCAATAACACCAATCTGGCGCCGCGGGCAGCGGTGCGCGAAACATGGCCAAGAAGAACGGATCATCGAAGAAGCGGAAGGTGGCCCTGATCACCGGCGTCACCGGTCAGGACGGCGCCTACCTGAGCGAGCTCCTGCTGAACAAGGGCTACGAGGTGCACGGCGTGAAGCGCCGCAGCTCGCTCTTCAACACGGACCGCATCGACCACCTGTACCACGACATGCACGAGAAGGGCCGCCCCTTCCACCTGCACTACGGCGACCTCACCGACAGCGTCAACTGCCTGCGCCTGGTGCAGCAGATCCAGCCGGACGAGATCTACAACCTGGCCGCGATGAGCCATGTGCACGTGAGCTTCGAGATGCCCGAGTACACGGCCAACGCCGACGGCATCGGCACGCTGCGATTCCTGGAGGCCATCCGCATCCTGGGCCTCGAGAAGAAGACCAAGTTCTACCAGGCCTCCACCTCCGAGCTATACGGCGGTGTGCGTCCGCATGCGCAGAACGAGGAGACGCCGTTCCACCCGCGCAGTCCCTACGGTGTGGCCAAGCTGTACGGCTTCTGGATCACCAAGAACTACCGGGAGAGCTACGGCATCTTCGCCTGCAACGGCATCCTCTTCAACCACGAGAGCCCGCTGCGCGGCGAGACCTTCGTGACCCGCAAGATCACCCGCGCCGCGGCCAAGATCAAGCTGGGCCTGCAGGACACGCTCTACCTGGGCAACCTCGACGCCAAGCGCGACTGGGGCCACGCCAAGGACTACGTGGAGGGCATGTGGCTGATGCTGCAGGCGAAGAAGCCCGACGACTACGTGCTCGCCACCGGCAAGACCTACACCGTGCGCCACTTCGTGGACCTCGCCTTCGGCGAGGTGGGCATCAAGCTGGAGTGGAAGGGTAAGGGCGAGAAGGAGAAGGGGGTCGACAGGAAGTCCGGCAAGGTGCTCGTGGCCATCGACAAGCGCTACTACCGTCCCGCCGAGGTGGACCACCTGGAGGGCGACCCCACCAAGGCCATGCGCGAGCTGGGCTGGAAGCACAAGTACGACCTGAAGGCCCTGGTGAAGGAGATGATGGCCAGCGACCTGGAGCTCTTCAAGCGCGACGTGTACCTGAAGAAAGGCGGCCACAAGATCCTGCACGAACAGGAATGATGTACGGGCGCATCATGATGCGCCCCCACAGATCCTCTCATGAACAAACAAGACAAGATCTACGTGGCCGGCCACCGCGGCATGGTGGGCAGCGCCATCGTGCGCAAGCTGCAGGCCGAGGGCCACACCAACATCGTGGTGCGCACCAGCAAGGAGCTCGACCTGAAGGAGCAGCAGGCCGTGCGCGACTTCTTCGCCCAGGAGAAACCCGCGTACGTGTACCTCGCCGCGGCCAAGGTGGGAGGCATCCACGCCAACAACGTGTACCGCGCCCAGTTCCTTTACGAGAACCTGATGATCGAGGGCAACATCATCCACTCGGCCTACGAGAACGGGGTGAAGAAGCTGCTCTTCCTGGGCTCCTCGTGCATCTATCCGAAGATGGCTCCCCAGCCGCTGAAGGAGGAGAGCCTGCTCACCGGGCTGCTCGAGCAGACCAACGAGCCCTACGCCATCGCCAAGATCGCGGGCATCAAGCTGGCCGAGAGCTACCGCCGCCAGTACGGCTGCAACTTCATCAGCGCGATGCCCACGAACCTCTACGGGCCCAACGACAACTATGACCTCAACAACAGCCACGTGCTGCCGGCGCTCATCCGCAAGTTCCACACCGCCAAGGTGACGGGCGCGCCGAGCGTGGAGGTGTGGGGCACGGGCTCGCCCATGCGGGAGTTCCTGCACGTGGACGACCTCGCCGATGCCTGCTACTTCCTCATGAAGAACTACGACGAGGAGCTCTTCCTCAACATCGGCACGGGCGAGGACCTCACCATCAAGGCCCTGGCCGAGATGATCAAGGACATCGTGGGCTACACCGGAGAGCTGAAGTGGAACACCGAGAAGCCCGACGGCACGCCGCGCAAGCTGATGGACGTGAGCCGCCTGCACAACCTGGGCTGGAAGCACCGCATCGGGCTGCGCGAAGGCATCACCGCGGTGTACGCCGAGTTCGCCAAGAGCGAGTTGGCGAAGGCCTAGGGTGAGGCATCGAACCGAATGGAGCCCCGGGCGACCGGGGCTTCGCTTTTCCGGCGTAGGCTACCTTCGGCGGCCTTGCCATGGCGCGTTCCCCGCTGTTCTCCGTCCTCCTGCTGCTGATCGCCGGCGTCCTGCGCGCCCAGCAGAACGACGTGCCCTTGCAGCGCGACTTCGGCATCGACCTGGAGCGGAACGCCGCCCGCCGCGATGCCCGGATCCACACCGGCCTCAAGCCCGTGATCGAGAGCCGTGCCGACCTGCGCGGCGTGATGGGCCACCGGGTGGACAGCGCCCGGTACTACTACTGGATCACCACCAAGCTCTTCCGCGACCGGCTGCTGGTGATGCGCGAGGGGGACGTCGCCCTCAGCGTCGATCCCATCCTGAGCGTGGAATATGGCAGTGACCGGGGCGATCCCACGGCCTATGCCGATACGAACCAGTTCGCCTTCAGCACGCGGGGCTTCCTGATCCGGGGCGACCTTGGCAGCAAGGTCTCCTTCCAGACCATGTTCCACGAGAACCAGGGAAGGGTGCCGCAGTACCTCTTCCGGCGGGTGCTGGAGACCGGCGTGCTCCCCGGTCAGGGCCGTGTGAAGCTCGCCAACGGCAACGAACTCGATTACGGCTGGTCGCAGGGCGTGGTGAGCTGGACCCCGGCGGCCTGGGTGAACGTACAGGCAGGCCATGGCAAGCACTTCGTGGGGCACGGCTACCGCAGCGTGCTGCTCAGCGACAATGCCATGAACGCCCCCTTCCTCAAGCTCAGCCTGCTCAGCCCCAACAAGCGCTGGCAGTACACGGCTTGGTACACCAAGCTCATGCACGGCGTCACCCGCGACGACCGGTTGAACGCCGGCACCAGCAGCGAGACGCTGTTCGGCTGGATGCGCGGCACCTTCCACCACCTCTCCGTGGACCTCGGCCGTGTGCAGCTCGGGGTGTTCGAGGCCACGCTCTTCCGCAGCATCGGCGAGGACGGCGTGAAGCCCCTGGACCCGCTGGCCCTGAATCCCGTGATGGGCATCAATACGGCCGCGCTTGGGTTCGATGGCCTGAGCAGTTCGCTGGCGGGACTGGACCTGCGCCTGAAACTGACGGACAAGGCCTATGCCTACGGCCAGGTGGCCACCGATGGCCCAGGGCGCTACGCCTGGCAGGCCGGAGCCCGCGCCTTCGACCTGGGCCTGCCCGGCCTGCACCTGCAGGCCGAGTACAATGCCGCCACCGCTTTCATGTACATGGGCCAGCGGCCCGAGCAGGCCTACATGCACGGCGGCCAGGCGATGGCGAATCCGCTCGGCAATGCCTATGGCGAGGCGGTGGGCATCGTGGAATACGGCTACCGCCGCTGGATGCTGCGGGCGCAGGCCAGCCTGTCCGTCCGGACCGGCGATCCGGCCGATTCGCTCAACCTGGGCACCGACCTGGACAAGCCGGACACCGGAAGCGCCACGGAGGGCGAAGCCATCGAGCGCACGGTCTTCTTCCTGGATGCGAGCCTCTCCTGGCTGGTGAACCCGAACACCAACCTGCGGCTGATCGGGGGTTTCCGCCGCCGCGATGCCCCCGGGGCGAACGACATCTTCCAGAGCGGCTACTGGTACATCGGCGTGCATACCGTGCTCTTCAACCGCTATTACGACCTTTGAATCCGCCCTCCGCGACGTGGAACAGCACGGCTACATCCTGCTCCTGAGCTGCCTCACGGCCTTCGTGGTGGTGCTCTTCACCATGCCCTCGCTCATCAAGGTGGCGCGGATGAAGCACCTGGTCGACGAGCCCAGCGAGGCCCGCAAGCTGCATCACCGCAGCGTGCCCACCATCGGGGGCATCATCATCTTCGCCGCCATCATCTTCTCCTATGCGCTCTGGTTCCCCAAGGGCCAGGTGACGGACCCCGACGGCACGCCCTACCGGGAGCTCTATGCCGCCATGGGAGCGGCATACAACGACTTCAAGTTCGTCATCGCCGCACTCGTGCTCCTCTTCTTCATCGGCGTGAAGGACGACATCGTGGGCTTCTCGCCGGTGAAGAAGCTCGTGGGGCATATGATCGTGGGCTACATCCTGGTGGTGATGGCCGGCATCCGCATCACCGACATGCACGGGATCCTCGGCCTCTACGAGCTTCCGGAGGCCGCCAGCATCGCCTTCTCCTTCTTCGTCTACGTGGTGGTGGTGAACGGCATGAACCTCATCGATGGCGTGGATGGCCTTGCCGGAGGCGTGGGCCTCATCGCCTCGCTGGCCTACGGCACGTGGCTCTACCTCGCCGGCGACGTGGCGCTGGCGCTGCTGGCCTTCGTGCTGGCCGGAGCGCTGGCCGGATTCCTCGTGTTCAACCTGCATCCGGCGCGGGTCTTCATGGGCGACAGCGGGTCCCTGATCATCGGCGCCGTGCTGTCCGTGCTGGCCATGAAGGTGGTGGACCATGACACCTCAAGGCTGCCCGACAACCTCCGGCTGCTGCCCACGCCCCTCTTCGCCATGTCGGTGCTGGCCTATCCGCTGGTGGACACGCTGCGCGTCTTCGTGGTGCGCATGGCGCGCGGCATTTCGCCTTTCGCGGCCGACCGCAACCACATCCATCACCGGCTCCTGGCGCTGGGGCTGGGCCATCGCGGCACCACCTGGGCCATCTACGGCTATGTGGTGGCGGTGATCGCCCTGAGCCTGGTGACGCGGAAGTGGCAGCCGAATGTGGGCCTGATGGTACTGGGCACCACGGCGATGGCCTTGGCGCTGCTGCCCTTCGCCTGGCCCAAGCCGGAAAAGGCATGAGGGGCTTCGCCGGTGCATGGGCCCTTGCGGCCGCGCTTGTGGCGCAAGGCCAGGCCGGGTGGATGCCGCTGAGCCGAGAAGTGGAGCGCCCCTTCGCTGCGGCGCTGCAGGCCGTAGGCTCGCCGGCGCATACCGCGATCCGCCCCTACCGCCTCACGGACCTGCGGCAGGCCGACCCACAGGATAGCCTTCGCCCTGCGGCCTGGCTGCCTGCCCTCGACCGCTGGTCGGGCGCCCGGAACGGCCGCCGGTTCCGCTGGGGGCCGCTGCTCGACCTCTCCGGCAACCTGGGCCTGGACTCCGCCTCCGTCATCGGCCACCGCGCCGGAGCGGGCTTCTGGATGGAACAGGACATCGGCGCCCGGCTCACCCTGCATGCCGACGCCCAAGGCTGGTCCGAGCGCCTCCCGGGCTACCTCGACACCTTGGCCCGCGCCACGCAGGTCACCACCGGGGAAGGCTATGCATTCAGCGATGGGGCCGGTTTCGCGCATTACGATTGGAACGCGCAGGTCAGCTGGGACCCGGGCAAGTACTTCAACCTCACCCTTGGGCGCGGCAAGAATGCGTTCGGTGAAGGCCATCGCTCGCTCTTCCTCAGCAGCGAGGCCACCAGCTATCCCTTCCTGCGCATCACCACCACGGCCTGGCGCTTCAAGTACGTGAACCTCTTCACGGTGATGAACGACATCCGCGGAGCGGGGGGCGTCTCCACGCGCTTCGAGCGGAAGTACGCCAGCATGCACTACCTCTCGGTGAATGCGCACCGGCGCATCAACCTTGCCCTCTTCGAGGCCATCGTTTGGAGCCGGGGAGACAGCCTCTATCCGCGGGGCTTCGACGTCAACTACCTGAATCCGGTGATCTTCTACCGTCCGGTGGAGTACAGCGTGGGCTCCCCGGATAACGCCTTGCTCGGTTTCGCGGTGAACATCAAGGTGGGCCGTTCGGGCCTGCTCTACAGCCAGCTCATGCTGGATGAGTTCCTGCTGCGCGAGGTGCGCGCGGGCGATGGCTGGTATGCCAATAAGCAAGCCGTGCAGCTGGGCTTCGTGGCGCGCGAGGCCTTCCGGGTGCCAGGGCTGATGCTGCGGGCGGAATGGAACATGGTGCGACCCTTCATGTACACCCACAGCGATACGCGGCAGAACTACGCCCACATGGGGCAGCCGCTGACGCATCCCTACGGGTCCAATTTCCAGGAGGCCATCGCGCAGGGCGAATGGTCGCGCGAGCGCTGGCTCCTAGGGGTGCGGGCCAGCATGGCCTGGCTGGGGCGGGACACCCTGGAGAGCTTCGGCAACAGCATCTTCCGGCCGGAGACGGAGCGCCCCACCGTGGCCTCGGGGGCTTTCCGCAGCTATGGCTACCGCATCGGCATGCTGGAGGAGTACTCCCTCTTCCACGGCGAGCTGCGCGCGGGCTGGCTGGTGGATCCCGCGTCGGCCAC
Protein-coding regions in this window:
- the cysQ gene encoding 3'(2'),5'-bisphosphate nucleotidase CysQ, coding for MQHEVMPFVEAAIEAAFAAGREILQVYGTDFTSEQKADKSPLTEADKRAHAAIAAILARTGLPVLSEEGREMDMAERQRWSRYWLVDPLDGTKEFVKRNGEFTVNIALMEHDGAPSGPLGAARPMAGVLYVPVMDRLYFAWPGAGAYRQQGAATWGPGGAYERAAASERLPVPHSRDAYTIVASRSHPSPETEAFIQRMEQEHGAVALTSMGSALKICLVAEGAADAYPRYAPTMEWDTAAGHAIANEAGCTLIDVTTGAAMRYNKQSLVNNWFIVQ
- a CDS encoding GDP-L-fucose synthase → MNKQDKIYVAGHRGMVGSAIVRKLQAEGHTNIVVRTSKELDLKEQQAVRDFFAQEKPAYVYLAAAKVGGIHANNVYRAQFLYENLMIEGNIIHSAYENGVKKLLFLGSSCIYPKMAPQPLKEESLLTGLLEQTNEPYAIAKIAGIKLAESYRRQYGCNFISAMPTNLYGPNDNYDLNNSHVLPALIRKFHTAKVTGAPSVEVWGTGSPMREFLHVDDLADACYFLMKNYDEELFLNIGTGEDLTIKALAEMIKDIVGYTGELKWNTEKPDGTPRKLMDVSRLHNLGWKHRIGLREGITAVYAEFAKSELAKA
- the gmd gene encoding GDP-mannose 4,6-dehydratase → MAKKNGSSKKRKVALITGVTGQDGAYLSELLLNKGYEVHGVKRRSSLFNTDRIDHLYHDMHEKGRPFHLHYGDLTDSVNCLRLVQQIQPDEIYNLAAMSHVHVSFEMPEYTANADGIGTLRFLEAIRILGLEKKTKFYQASTSELYGGVRPHAQNEETPFHPRSPYGVAKLYGFWITKNYRESYGIFACNGILFNHESPLRGETFVTRKITRAAAKIKLGLQDTLYLGNLDAKRDWGHAKDYVEGMWLMLQAKKPDDYVLATGKTYTVRHFVDLAFGEVGIKLEWKGKGEKEKGVDRKSGKVLVAIDKRYYRPAEVDHLEGDPTKAMRELGWKHKYDLKALVKEMMASDLELFKRDVYLKKGGHKILHEQE
- a CDS encoding MraY family glycosyltransferase, which codes for MEQHGYILLLSCLTAFVVVLFTMPSLIKVARMKHLVDEPSEARKLHHRSVPTIGGIIIFAAIIFSYALWFPKGQVTDPDGTPYRELYAAMGAAYNDFKFVIAALVLLFFIGVKDDIVGFSPVKKLVGHMIVGYILVVMAGIRITDMHGILGLYELPEAASIAFSFFVYVVVVNGMNLIDGVDGLAGGVGLIASLAYGTWLYLAGDVALALLAFVLAGALAGFLVFNLHPARVFMGDSGSLIIGAVLSVLAMKVVDHDTSRLPDNLRLLPTPLFAMSVLAYPLVDTLRVFVVRMARGISPFAADRNHIHHRLLALGLGHRGTTWAIYGYVVAVIALSLVTRKWQPNVGLMVLGTTAMALALLPFAWPKPEKA